In one Corallococcus sp. EGB genomic region, the following are encoded:
- a CDS encoding DEAD/DEAH box helicase: MKPEKETEAFSGPRRTPWSGARGLDAVLQAWKSDRQVWPNIVHDAVTPARAGVFAPLPEGLSPQVRDALQRRGVERLFSHQAEAFERARDGESLVIATPTASGKSLCYNLPLLDRFAREPEARALYLFPTKALSRDQEESLRAFMREAGLGHGAITFDGDTPGDARRAARERAGVVLTNPDMLHTGILPHHANWARLFANLRYVVIDELHTYRGVFGSHLANVLRRLQRVARFHGASPTFILASATIGNPKAHAERMLGREVALVSESGAPSGERRVMVYNPPVVNAELGIRASYLKSAVRLTADLVRAGVSTLLFGQSRNNVEVMLKYLRDRFVEEKLDPSLIQGYRGGYLPGTRRATEAAMRAGEVRCVVATNALELGIDIGSLDAVVCAGYPGSVAALAQRFGRAGRRGMGSLALLVTSSAPLDQYFAADPRALTGAPVEHARIDPDNVEILVQHLKCAAFELPFEEGDAFGDVPVENTAEALDFLTQHQVVHPSQAPEGGRRMFHWSSDAYPAHHVSLRSVGWDNVVVIERGTDKTLAEMDFRSAHTQLHEQAIYQHDSEQYQVELLDLENHKAFVRKVAPDYFTDAMTNVRVSVIQEDQGAPLGPSLHAGLGEVSVIEKVVGYKKIKFHTHENVGYGDVRLPEMQMHTSALWLTVPEAVVRSMDAPRPAVIDALRGLGSALRTVACVGLMSDPRDLGRTLGSRDEPDGPPRKDGGVGFEPTLFLYDNVPGGVGLAARLYDQREELLLRGRKLLESCPCEDGCPACIGPAAGGQPGSAPSGSHPRKRLALDLLAALGVAGVQ; this comes from the coding sequence ATGAAGCCCGAGAAGGAAACCGAGGCTTTCTCCGGCCCGCGCCGCACGCCGTGGTCGGGAGCTCGCGGGCTGGACGCGGTCCTCCAGGCCTGGAAGTCGGACCGGCAGGTGTGGCCGAACATCGTCCACGACGCCGTGACGCCGGCCCGCGCGGGCGTCTTCGCGCCGCTGCCCGAGGGGCTGTCCCCGCAGGTCCGGGACGCACTCCAGCGCCGGGGCGTGGAGCGGCTCTTCTCCCACCAGGCGGAGGCCTTCGAGCGGGCCCGCGACGGGGAGAGCCTGGTCATTGCCACGCCCACCGCGTCCGGCAAGAGCCTCTGTTACAACCTGCCGCTGCTGGACCGCTTCGCGCGCGAGCCGGAAGCGCGAGCGCTCTACCTGTTCCCCACCAAGGCCCTGTCGCGCGACCAGGAGGAGTCCCTGCGCGCCTTCATGCGCGAGGCGGGCCTGGGCCACGGCGCCATCACCTTCGACGGCGACACGCCGGGGGATGCGCGGCGGGCAGCCCGGGAGCGCGCGGGCGTGGTGCTCACCAACCCGGACATGCTGCACACGGGCATCCTTCCGCACCACGCGAACTGGGCCCGGCTGTTCGCGAACCTGCGCTACGTGGTGATTGACGAGCTGCACACGTACCGGGGCGTCTTCGGTTCGCACCTGGCGAACGTGCTGCGGCGGTTGCAGCGGGTGGCCCGGTTCCACGGGGCCTCGCCCACGTTCATCCTGGCGTCGGCGACCATCGGCAACCCGAAGGCGCATGCGGAGCGGATGCTGGGGCGCGAGGTGGCGCTCGTGTCGGAGAGCGGCGCGCCGTCCGGCGAGCGGCGGGTGATGGTCTACAACCCGCCGGTGGTGAACGCGGAGCTGGGCATCCGCGCCAGCTACTTGAAGAGCGCGGTGCGGCTCACCGCGGACCTGGTTCGCGCGGGGGTGTCCACGCTGTTGTTCGGTCAGTCGCGCAACAACGTGGAGGTGATGCTCAAGTACCTGCGCGACCGGTTCGTGGAGGAGAAGCTGGACCCGTCGCTCATCCAGGGCTACCGGGGCGGCTACCTGCCGGGCACCCGGCGCGCGACGGAGGCCGCGATGCGCGCGGGCGAGGTGCGCTGCGTGGTGGCCACCAACGCGCTGGAGCTGGGCATCGACATCGGCTCGTTGGACGCGGTGGTGTGCGCGGGCTACCCGGGCTCTGTCGCGGCGCTGGCGCAGCGCTTCGGGCGTGCGGGCCGGCGCGGCATGGGGAGTCTGGCGCTGCTGGTGACGTCCAGCGCGCCGCTGGATCAGTACTTCGCGGCGGATCCGCGCGCGCTCACGGGGGCTCCGGTGGAGCACGCGCGGATTGATCCGGACAACGTGGAGATCCTCGTCCAGCACCTGAAGTGCGCGGCGTTCGAGCTGCCCTTCGAGGAAGGGGACGCGTTCGGCGACGTGCCCGTGGAGAACACGGCGGAGGCGCTGGACTTCCTCACGCAGCACCAGGTGGTGCACCCGTCGCAGGCGCCCGAGGGCGGACGGCGGATGTTCCACTGGTCGTCGGACGCGTATCCTGCGCACCACGTGTCCCTGCGCAGCGTGGGCTGGGACAACGTGGTGGTCATCGAGCGCGGCACGGACAAGACGCTGGCGGAGATGGACTTCCGGTCCGCGCACACACAGCTGCACGAGCAGGCCATCTACCAGCACGACTCCGAGCAGTATCAGGTGGAGCTGCTGGACCTGGAGAACCACAAGGCGTTCGTGCGCAAGGTGGCGCCGGACTACTTCACGGACGCGATGACGAACGTGCGCGTGAGCGTCATCCAGGAGGACCAGGGAGCGCCGCTGGGGCCCTCGCTGCACGCGGGGCTGGGCGAGGTGTCCGTCATCGAGAAGGTGGTGGGCTACAAGAAGATCAAGTTCCACACGCACGAGAACGTGGGCTACGGCGACGTGCGCCTGCCGGAGATGCAGATGCACACGTCGGCGCTGTGGCTGACGGTGCCGGAGGCGGTGGTGCGCTCGATGGATGCCCCGAGACCCGCGGTCATCGACGCGCTGCGAGGCCTGGGGTCCGCGCTGCGCACGGTGGCGTGCGTGGGGTTGATGAGCGACCCGCGCGACCTGGGCCGGACGCTGGGCAGCCGGGACGAACCGGACGGTCCGCCGCGCAAGGACGGAGGCGTGGGCTTCGAGCCGACGCTGTTCCTCTACGACAACGTGCCCGGTGGCGTGGGGCTGGCGGCGCGGCTGTACGATCAGCGCGAGGAGCTGCTGCTGCGCGGGCGCAAGTTGCTGGAGTCGTGCCCGTGCGAGGACGGATGTCCGGCGTGCATCGGGCCCGCGGCGGGCGGGCAGCCGGGGAGCGCGCCGTCGGGGTCGCATCCGCGCAAGCGGCTGGCGTTGGACCTGCTGGCGGCGCTCGGCGTCGCCGGGGTGCAGTGA
- a CDS encoding ribonuclease H-like domain-containing protein, with protein MDLKRKLSRLTSAGPGSQGRAPVNAVVETPAVEARTQAPEEPRVPPVEEAGTTTIAEVLVQALRKRMSMDGEGAPEGSVQEEVAERESAREAARADGLVDLREEARRRFAAKRGGSTEGAADPRVEALRQMLSFWAERQGTASARKAVAPVPEPRALPVEARSTPHGTVHVAEQVYAPDHRHGTAPVAAALDVEARLVAGLALHPALESVDFTRMLLLDTETTGLAGGTGTVPFLVGLGWFEDRALRVQQLFLRRMGEEAPMLRLLAERMAESSCLVTYNGKSFDWPLLRTRFVLNRVPVPKELPHLDLLHCARRVFKHRGEGARLVHLESKVLGHHRVGDVDGSLIPELYFRFLRGTDGSELVPVLEHNQKDLLLLAALLGDLVRRFQAEGTERQDPRDLLGFAQVAERAGDAERALSFAKAAAEGGGPVGIEALMLASRLCRRSGDCQSAAAHLQRALTFAKPGQGAVLHLSLTKLYEHSLKDLPRALYHARLAAPVELPEDHQLRLERLERRLSRQGA; from the coding sequence ATGGACCTGAAGCGCAAGCTGTCTCGACTCACCAGCGCGGGCCCCGGCAGTCAGGGCCGGGCGCCCGTGAACGCCGTGGTGGAGACACCGGCGGTGGAGGCTCGCACGCAGGCGCCGGAGGAGCCCCGGGTCCCGCCGGTGGAAGAGGCGGGGACGACCACCATCGCGGAGGTGCTGGTCCAGGCGCTGCGCAAGCGCATGTCGATGGACGGGGAGGGAGCGCCCGAGGGCAGCGTGCAGGAGGAGGTGGCCGAGCGCGAGAGCGCCCGCGAGGCCGCGCGGGCGGACGGCCTCGTGGATCTGCGCGAGGAGGCGCGGCGGCGGTTCGCGGCGAAGCGGGGCGGCTCGACGGAGGGGGCCGCGGATCCCCGGGTCGAGGCGCTGCGCCAGATGCTGTCGTTCTGGGCGGAGCGTCAGGGCACGGCGTCGGCTCGGAAGGCGGTGGCGCCGGTCCCCGAGCCCCGGGCGTTGCCGGTGGAGGCGCGGTCGACGCCCCATGGCACGGTGCACGTGGCCGAGCAGGTGTACGCACCGGATCACCGGCACGGTACGGCGCCGGTGGCGGCGGCGCTCGACGTGGAGGCGCGGCTGGTCGCGGGGCTGGCGCTGCATCCCGCGCTGGAGTCGGTGGACTTCACGCGGATGCTGCTGCTGGACACGGAGACGACGGGGCTCGCGGGAGGCACGGGCACGGTGCCGTTCCTGGTGGGCCTGGGCTGGTTCGAGGACCGCGCGCTGCGCGTGCAGCAGCTCTTCCTGCGGCGCATGGGAGAGGAAGCGCCCATGCTGCGCCTGCTGGCCGAGCGCATGGCGGAGTCATCCTGCCTCGTCACGTACAACGGCAAGAGCTTCGACTGGCCGCTGCTCCGCACGCGCTTCGTGCTCAACCGGGTGCCGGTGCCGAAGGAGCTGCCGCACCTGGACCTGCTGCACTGCGCGCGGCGCGTCTTCAAGCACCGGGGCGAGGGCGCCAGGCTGGTGCACCTGGAGTCGAAGGTGCTGGGACATCACCGGGTGGGGGACGTGGATGGTTCGCTGATCCCGGAGCTGTACTTCCGCTTCCTGCGAGGCACGGACGGCTCGGAGCTGGTGCCGGTGCTGGAGCACAACCAGAAGGATCTGCTGCTCCTGGCGGCGCTGCTGGGCGACCTGGTGCGCCGCTTCCAGGCGGAAGGCACGGAGCGGCAGGACCCGAGGGATCTGCTGGGCTTCGCGCAGGTGGCGGAGAGGGCAGGGGACGCGGAGCGGGCGCTGTCCTTCGCGAAGGCTGCCGCGGAGGGCGGAGGCCCGGTGGGCATCGAAGCGCTGATGCTGGCCTCGCGCCTCTGCCGCCGCTCCGGTGACTGCCAGTCGGCGGCGGCGCACCTGCAGCGGGCGCTCACGTTCGCGAAGCCCGGTCAGGGCGCGGTGCTGCACCTGTCGCTGACGAAGCTCTACGAGCACTCCCTCAAGGACCTGCCCCGGGCCCTGTATCACGCCAGGCTCGCGGCCCCCGTGGAGCTTCCCGAGGACCATCAGCTCCGGCTGGAGCGCCTGGAGCGCCGGCTGTCGCGTCAGGGGGCCTGA
- a CDS encoding biotin/lipoyl-containing protein, with translation MDHPRWRMDPRPESPPTSAPNSPEATSRFSRRAWAWSAVGAVLTLAVLAGTVRVDRVARGPVLVQRGEWVDVPAPAAGQVMSVDVGLGQQLKAGQVVARLETASGSAEVVAPLAAVVSQVTVTKGVRVEAGQPVAALLNRDVLPSLSVLFAEDARPELAPGMTLSFELPDMPHPLETVIEQVEGPEESLQFAKTRRRSDVTYQNGAVLVRAHVPSRSYERDGKQRIFQDGEWGRASVKLGTQRLLVSWFPGLRDALP, from the coding sequence ATGGATCATCCTCGGTGGCGCATGGATCCGCGACCCGAGTCTCCTCCAACGTCCGCCCCCAACTCTCCCGAGGCAACGTCCCGCTTTTCGCGGCGGGCGTGGGCCTGGAGCGCGGTGGGCGCGGTGCTGACGCTGGCGGTGCTCGCGGGGACGGTGCGGGTGGACCGGGTCGCGCGCGGGCCGGTGCTCGTCCAGCGGGGCGAGTGGGTAGACGTCCCTGCCCCGGCGGCGGGGCAGGTGATGTCGGTGGACGTGGGGCTGGGCCAGCAGCTCAAGGCCGGGCAGGTGGTGGCGCGGCTGGAGACGGCGTCAGGGTCCGCGGAGGTGGTGGCGCCCCTGGCGGCGGTCGTGAGCCAGGTGACGGTGACGAAGGGTGTGCGGGTGGAGGCGGGGCAGCCGGTGGCGGCGCTGTTGAACCGGGACGTGCTGCCGTCGCTCTCCGTGCTGTTCGCGGAGGACGCGCGTCCGGAGCTGGCGCCGGGGATGACGTTGTCGTTCGAGCTGCCGGACATGCCCCACCCGCTCGAGACGGTCATCGAGCAGGTGGAGGGGCCGGAGGAGTCGCTCCAGTTCGCGAAGACGCGGCGGCGGAGCGATGTCACGTACCAGAACGGCGCGGTGCTGGTCCGGGCACACGTGCCGTCCCGGAGCTACGAGCGGGACGGCAAGCAGCGCATCTTTCAGGACGGCGAGTGGGGCCGGGCCTCGGTGAAGCTGGGGACGCAGCGGCTGCTCGTCTCGTGGTTCCCGGGCCTGCGTGATGCGCTGCCCTGA
- a CDS encoding OmpA family protein, translating to MLRFGSLVLAGLLAPGAFAAEPTREELVRAELERQLRDMVPESPSEVQVLFAGFKPEDGYRLVETDFLLDGEPLAVPSLEELNAPGVHRLANLKVEPGEHTLVSRVTYTNGSWSLFSETNGFLWKITASVGFQTQRGLRVVVKASPSVVPNAPDPRLKLKLSHSVTAEMIQPLKDEPAVVAAPPPVKPAPVDAGAPVHVAQPAAVPDAGVKPQTTVVSVTPPVERPPVAPSRLRLQVTSKKPTSATAFVRGPGEPMKLTVPTAKGRKPQDVVLTAGAYTVDLIADGFLAQTRQVELTAGADASLAFTLVPAPKAAKAAKVQEGRIELPEPLSFEEKKPVPTKATLSGLDLAVDLLVRDPKARLRVEGHTDAREVPEPARQSLSDARARAVADMLIRAGVAPSRVEAVGLGDRNPKAPNLIPRGRELNRRVELVLLRP from the coding sequence TTGCTCAGATTCGGGTCCCTGGTCCTCGCCGGACTCCTCGCCCCGGGCGCGTTCGCGGCCGAACCGACGCGCGAGGAGTTGGTGCGCGCGGAGCTGGAACGCCAGCTGCGCGACATGGTCCCCGAGTCCCCCTCGGAAGTGCAGGTGCTCTTCGCGGGCTTCAAACCGGAGGACGGCTACCGGCTCGTGGAGACCGACTTCCTCCTGGATGGCGAACCGCTCGCCGTCCCGTCGCTGGAGGAGCTCAACGCGCCCGGCGTCCACCGGCTCGCGAACCTCAAGGTCGAACCCGGCGAGCACACGCTCGTCTCGCGCGTCACGTACACCAACGGCTCCTGGAGCCTGTTCAGCGAGACCAACGGCTTCCTCTGGAAGATCACCGCCTCCGTCGGCTTCCAGACCCAGCGCGGCCTGCGCGTGGTGGTGAAGGCGTCCCCCAGCGTCGTGCCCAACGCGCCGGATCCGCGCCTCAAGCTCAAGCTCTCCCACTCCGTCACCGCGGAGATGATCCAGCCGCTGAAGGACGAGCCCGCCGTCGTCGCCGCCCCCCCGCCCGTGAAGCCGGCCCCGGTGGATGCGGGCGCCCCGGTGCACGTCGCCCAGCCCGCGGCGGTGCCGGATGCGGGCGTGAAGCCCCAGACGACCGTCGTCTCCGTGACGCCGCCCGTGGAGCGCCCGCCGGTGGCGCCCAGCCGGCTGCGCCTTCAGGTGACGTCGAAGAAGCCCACCTCCGCCACCGCCTTCGTGCGCGGCCCGGGCGAGCCCATGAAGCTCACGGTCCCCACCGCCAAGGGCCGCAAGCCGCAGGACGTGGTGCTGACCGCGGGCGCGTACACCGTGGACCTCATCGCTGACGGCTTCCTCGCGCAGACGCGACAGGTGGAGCTGACCGCCGGCGCGGATGCGTCGCTGGCCTTCACGCTGGTGCCCGCGCCCAAGGCCGCGAAGGCCGCGAAGGTGCAGGAGGGCCGCATCGAGCTGCCCGAGCCCCTGAGCTTCGAGGAGAAGAAGCCCGTGCCCACCAAGGCCACGCTGTCCGGCCTGGACCTGGCGGTGGACCTGCTCGTGCGCGACCCCAAGGCCCGCCTGCGCGTCGAGGGCCACACCGACGCGCGCGAGGTCCCCGAGCCCGCCCGTCAGAGCCTCTCCGACGCCCGCGCCCGCGCCGTGGCCGACATGCTGATCCGCGCGGGCGTGGCCCCGTCCCGGGTGGAGGCCGTGGGCCTGGGCGACCGCAACCCCAAGGCCCCCAACCTGATTCCGCGAGGCCGCGAGCTCAACCGCCGCGTGGAGCTGGTGCTGCTGCGGCCCTGA
- a CDS encoding WGR domain-containing protein, which yields MPRYEFTEGSSSKFWEITLEGTTLTKRWGRIGTDGQEKVEEFDSKAEARKAYDAQVREKERKGYTLAEGGDSDGEEATAESAVHPDLEAAILAKPDDVKGYLAYADWLQGEGDPRAELIRLQHSAMDVPADKAAATRKKVAKFIEEHAGEFLGESLAEAVSDRTLKLEWHLGYIREARLGQVDYDSTADIPELLAELLAHPSARFLSRLTLGMASFDGENDYDDTLGVLAKAKPAPPLRSLFIGDFEFPDETEISWTQVGDLQPLYKVYPQLQELRVRGGEIGFGKIDLPELRSFTVETGGLHEGAVKEIAKAKWPKLESLEVWFGQENYGAGGGVKELKPLLDAVGVPALRKLGLRNAEFTDALCAALPQSKILAQLEELDLSMGTMSDAGAETLAANAKAFQHLKALDVTQNFLTKAGQKAVASVARTVASGNQREPYDEESRYAAVGE from the coding sequence ATGCCTCGCTACGAGTTCACGGAAGGCAGCTCCAGCAAGTTCTGGGAGATCACCCTGGAAGGCACCACGCTCACCAAGCGCTGGGGCCGCATCGGCACCGACGGCCAGGAGAAGGTCGAGGAGTTCGACTCCAAGGCCGAGGCCAGGAAAGCCTACGACGCGCAGGTCCGTGAGAAGGAGCGCAAGGGCTACACGCTCGCTGAAGGCGGGGACAGCGACGGCGAAGAGGCCACCGCCGAGTCCGCCGTCCACCCGGACCTGGAGGCCGCCATCCTCGCGAAGCCCGACGACGTGAAGGGCTATCTCGCGTATGCCGATTGGCTCCAGGGGGAAGGCGACCCTCGCGCCGAGCTCATCCGGCTCCAGCACTCCGCAATGGACGTTCCCGCCGACAAGGCCGCGGCCACTCGCAAGAAGGTGGCGAAGTTCATCGAGGAGCACGCGGGTGAGTTCCTGGGCGAGTCGCTGGCGGAGGCCGTCTCCGACCGGACCCTCAAGCTGGAGTGGCACCTGGGCTACATCCGCGAGGCCCGCCTGGGTCAGGTGGACTACGACTCCACGGCGGACATCCCGGAGCTGCTGGCCGAGCTGCTGGCCCATCCGTCCGCGCGGTTCCTCAGCCGTCTGACACTGGGCATGGCCAGCTTCGACGGCGAGAACGATTACGACGACACGCTGGGCGTGCTCGCGAAGGCGAAGCCCGCGCCGCCGCTGCGCTCGCTGTTCATCGGCGACTTCGAGTTCCCCGATGAGACGGAGATCTCCTGGACGCAGGTGGGCGACCTCCAGCCGCTCTACAAGGTCTATCCCCAGCTCCAGGAGCTGCGTGTACGCGGCGGTGAAATCGGGTTCGGGAAGATCGACCTGCCGGAGCTGCGCTCGTTCACCGTGGAGACAGGTGGGCTTCACGAGGGCGCGGTGAAGGAAATCGCGAAGGCGAAGTGGCCGAAGCTGGAGTCGCTGGAGGTCTGGTTCGGACAGGAGAACTACGGCGCGGGCGGCGGAGTGAAGGAGCTCAAGCCCCTGCTCGACGCGGTGGGCGTGCCGGCCCTGCGCAAGCTGGGGCTGCGCAACGCCGAGTTCACCGACGCGCTGTGCGCGGCGCTGCCCCAGTCGAAGATCCTCGCCCAGCTTGAAGAGCTGGATCTGTCCATGGGCACGATGAGCGACGCGGGCGCGGAGACGCTGGCGGCGAACGCCAAGGCCTTCCAGCACCTCAAGGCGCTCGACGTCACCCAGAACTTCCTCACGAAGGCGGGGCAGAAGGCCGTGGCCTCCGTGGCCAGGACCGTCGCAAGTGGCAACCAGCGCGAGCCCTACGACGAGGAGTCGCGCTACGCCGCCGTGGGCGAGTAA
- a CDS encoding STM4014 family protein, with product MPPFLTIGNPGNRRVTLFQEALVRAGLPPAQVVAWETVARTPDVLLELPDTERFVRIDAAGEDAAVERAFLQRGYADALGAGCDVVTPDHLEALPDEHGRVLCPRQHHLGFLRVLEDLSARFAQRPRWRVLSSPGAIADLFDKRITSRRYASLGIPVPPFLDVAPGATPETLRHALREAGFREAFVKLSCGSSASCLAMYRPGRTEGDAGSLLTSLHRGATGWFNSLKVRRATDAREVDAVLSFLLREGSQVEESRPKARLGGDLFDCRILMVRGDPAFTVVRQSRLPITNLHLGGYRGDLDAFHAAVPPRELEAALESCRAVARAHDCLHVGIDLMFEDFFHGHRVLEANAFGDLLPGLTRDGLSVYDWEIREALR from the coding sequence GTGCCGCCGTTCCTGACCATCGGAAACCCCGGGAACCGGCGCGTCACGCTCTTCCAGGAGGCGCTTGTCCGCGCCGGGCTGCCACCCGCGCAAGTGGTGGCGTGGGAGACCGTGGCCCGCACGCCCGACGTCCTCCTGGAGCTGCCCGACACGGAGCGATTCGTGCGCATCGACGCGGCCGGGGAGGACGCGGCCGTGGAGCGCGCCTTCCTCCAGCGAGGTTACGCGGATGCGCTCGGCGCGGGCTGCGACGTCGTGACGCCCGACCACCTGGAGGCGCTGCCGGATGAACACGGCCGCGTGCTGTGTCCGCGGCAGCACCACCTGGGCTTCCTGCGCGTGCTGGAGGACCTGTCCGCGCGGTTCGCGCAGCGCCCCCGTTGGCGCGTGCTGTCCTCGCCGGGCGCCATCGCGGACCTGTTCGACAAGCGCATCACGTCGCGCCGGTACGCGTCCCTGGGAATCCCCGTGCCGCCGTTCCTGGACGTGGCCCCGGGCGCCACACCGGAGACGCTGCGCCACGCCCTGCGGGAAGCCGGCTTCCGCGAGGCGTTCGTGAAGCTGTCCTGCGGCTCATCCGCGTCGTGCCTCGCCATGTACCGGCCGGGCCGGACGGAAGGGGACGCGGGCTCGCTGCTCACCAGCCTGCACCGGGGCGCCACCGGCTGGTTCAACTCCCTCAAGGTGCGACGCGCAACGGACGCGCGGGAGGTGGACGCGGTGCTGTCCTTCCTCCTGCGGGAGGGCTCGCAGGTGGAGGAGTCCCGGCCGAAGGCCCGGCTGGGCGGGGACCTGTTCGACTGCCGCATCCTCATGGTGCGCGGCGACCCCGCCTTCACCGTCGTGCGCCAGAGCCGCCTGCCCATCACCAACCTGCACCTGGGCGGCTACCGGGGCGACCTGGACGCCTTCCACGCGGCGGTGCCCCCCCGCGAACTGGAGGCCGCGCTGGAGAGCTGCCGCGCCGTGGCCCGCGCGCATGACTGCCTCCACGTGGGCATCGACCTGATGTTCGAGGACTTCTTCCACGGCCACCGCGTGCTGGAGGCGAACGCCTTCGGGGACCTGCTCCCCGGCCTCACGCGCGACGGCCTGTCCGTCTACGACTGGGAGATCCGCGAAGCACTGCGCTGA
- a CDS encoding STM4011 family radical SAM protein, with the protein MKLTVLYRGPLSGCNYGCEYCPFGKWKQSEEELTKDRADLERFLHWVESRTQDTVSVFFTPWGEALIWPWYQQALARLTHLPHVERAVVQTNLSCRLDWLEDCRAEKLGIWATYHPEWMKRSRFLAQCQRLSEHGVRHSAGMVGFRRFADEAEALRRELPEDTYLWINAVKDGLDAYTAEDVERFTRIDPLFPVNNTRHPSRGRACRGGESVLSVDGDGTAYRCHFIKEPLGNLYAPDFDAALKPRPCSKDTCGCHIGYVHLEYLELDRVFGSGLLERVPATRLWTGGAQRSASRISQS; encoded by the coding sequence ATGAAGCTCACCGTGCTCTATCGGGGCCCGCTGTCCGGCTGCAACTACGGCTGCGAGTACTGCCCCTTCGGCAAGTGGAAGCAGAGCGAGGAGGAGCTGACGAAGGACCGCGCGGACCTGGAGCGCTTCCTCCACTGGGTGGAGTCGCGCACCCAGGACACCGTGTCCGTGTTCTTCACGCCGTGGGGCGAGGCGCTCATCTGGCCCTGGTATCAGCAGGCCCTGGCGCGCCTGACGCACCTGCCCCACGTGGAGCGCGCGGTGGTGCAGACGAACCTCTCCTGTCGGCTGGACTGGCTGGAGGATTGTCGCGCGGAGAAGCTGGGCATCTGGGCCACGTACCATCCGGAGTGGATGAAGCGGTCGCGCTTCCTCGCGCAGTGCCAGCGGCTGTCGGAGCACGGCGTGCGGCACAGCGCTGGCATGGTGGGCTTCCGGCGCTTCGCGGACGAGGCGGAGGCCCTGCGCCGCGAGCTGCCCGAGGACACGTACCTGTGGATCAACGCCGTGAAGGACGGCCTGGATGCGTACACGGCCGAGGACGTGGAGCGCTTCACCCGCATCGACCCGCTCTTCCCGGTGAACAACACGCGCCACCCCAGCCGGGGCCGCGCGTGCCGGGGCGGCGAGTCCGTGCTGTCCGTGGACGGTGACGGCACCGCGTACCGGTGCCACTTCATCAAGGAGCCGCTGGGGAACCTCTACGCGCCGGACTTCGACGCGGCGTTGAAGCCGCGCCCGTGCTCGAAGGACACGTGCGGGTGCCACATCGGCTACGTGCACCTGGAGTACCTGGAACTGGATCGCGTCTTCGGGTCCGGGCTGCTGGAGCGCGTGCCGGCGACCCGGCTGTGGACGGGCGGCGCTCAGCGCAGTGCTTCGCGGATCTCCCAGTCGTAG
- a CDS encoding STM4012 family radical SAM protein, whose amino-acid sequence MTRLESMLEGTPYVAYLYGYPHKTAYRPLTPALPLEDVWAKERRDALFLYLHVPFCEMRCGFCNLFTAAGPKEDVVQAWLGALKREALRVKEALGPATFARAAIGGGTPTLLEVAGLETVFDLAAELGVDPRDVPMSVEVSPETVDAAKVAVLKARGVDRVSMGVQSFLESEVAAVKRPQKTAQVAATLDLLRSAGFPTLNLDLIYGIEGQTVETFLHSLEAALRYAPEELYLYPLYVRPLTFLGKKSRAWDDLRLSLYRAGRDFLLSRGYTQVSMRMFRAAHAPAARGAVYRCQEDGMVGLGVGARSYTGAVHYSSEYAVASREVRGIIQAYIERDAASFGEVRYGFVLDAAEQRHRHLVLSLLAEGVDAGVYRQRFGTEAMADFPMLAELEAHGLARDVDGVFQLTAAGVERSDLIGPWLDSEAVRARMTEYAWR is encoded by the coding sequence ATGACGCGCCTGGAGTCGATGCTCGAAGGCACGCCGTACGTGGCGTACCTCTACGGCTACCCGCACAAGACGGCCTACCGCCCGCTCACCCCAGCGCTGCCGCTGGAGGATGTCTGGGCGAAGGAGCGGCGGGACGCGCTGTTCCTCTACCTGCACGTGCCCTTCTGCGAGATGCGCTGCGGGTTCTGCAACCTCTTCACCGCCGCGGGTCCGAAGGAGGACGTGGTCCAGGCGTGGCTGGGGGCGCTGAAGCGCGAGGCCCTCCGGGTGAAGGAGGCGCTGGGCCCGGCCACGTTCGCGCGGGCCGCCATCGGCGGCGGTACCCCCACCTTGCTGGAGGTCGCGGGGCTGGAGACGGTGTTCGATCTGGCGGCGGAGCTGGGCGTGGACCCGCGCGACGTGCCCATGTCCGTGGAGGTGTCTCCGGAGACGGTGGACGCGGCCAAGGTCGCGGTGCTGAAGGCCCGGGGCGTGGACCGCGTGAGCATGGGCGTGCAGAGCTTCCTGGAGTCGGAGGTGGCCGCGGTGAAGCGGCCGCAGAAGACGGCGCAGGTGGCGGCCACGCTGGACCTGCTGCGGAGCGCGGGCTTTCCCACGCTCAACCTGGACCTCATCTACGGCATCGAGGGGCAGACGGTGGAGACGTTCCTCCACTCGCTGGAGGCGGCGCTGCGGTACGCGCCGGAGGAGCTGTACCTCTACCCTCTCTACGTGCGGCCCCTCACCTTCCTGGGGAAGAAATCGCGCGCGTGGGACGACCTGCGGCTGTCGCTCTACCGGGCCGGCCGGGACTTCCTCCTGTCGCGGGGCTACACGCAGGTGTCCATGCGGATGTTCCGCGCGGCGCATGCGCCGGCCGCACGAGGCGCGGTGTACCGCTGCCAGGAGGACGGCATGGTGGGCCTGGGCGTGGGGGCGCGCTCGTATACGGGGGCCGTGCACTACTCGTCCGAGTACGCGGTGGCCTCGCGCGAGGTGCGCGGCATCATCCAGGCGTACATCGAACGGGACGCGGCGTCCTTCGGTGAAGTGCGCTACGGCTTCGTGCTGGACGCGGCCGAGCAGCGCCACCGGCACCTGGTGCTGTCGCTGCTGGCCGAGGGCGTGGACGCGGGCGTGTACCGCCAGCGCTTCGGCACGGAGGCGATGGCGGACTTCCCGATGCTCGCGGAGCTGGAGGCGCACGGGCTGGCGCGCGACGTGGACGGCGTGTTCCAGCTCACGGCGGCGGGCGTGGAGCGCTCGGACCTGATTGGCCCGTGGCTGGACTCCGAGGCCGTGCGCGCGCGCATGACGGAGTACGCCTGGCGATGA